The window TGTTAGAAATGAAAAGACAGGTATGCTATATGCCCACTAGAATTCAAGTTCTAAAAAGATAAGATTTTTAATTGTTTTGTTCGCCTAATCTTTCTACAAATGTTGCGAGAGTTCTTACCATAACACCTGTCGCTCCTTTAGGTCCTAAATCATGGGCGTTAGAAGCATTTGAAGTGCCTGCAATATCTAAATGAATCCAAGGGGTATCCTCTACAAACTCACCCACAAAGCCCCCACCAAAAATCATATGGCCATCACTACCAGGTGAATTATTTAAATCAGCGACATCTGATTTACGAATCCGTTTCTTATCTTTTTCTGTTAAAGGCATACCCCAAACAAACTCACCTGTTTCGATACTAGATTCAATGAATGCATCGAAGAATTCTTCATTATTTGTTAGAGAGCCTGTTTTGTCAAAGCCAAGTGCTGTAATAACACCACCAGTTAATGTAGCTACATCAATTAACGATGTTGCTCCTTGTTGCTTCGCATAAGTTACAGCATCAGCAAGTACAAGACGCCCTTCTGCATCGGTATTTAATACTTCAACCGTTTTTCCACTGTACATTGTAATAACATCATCCGGCTTAAAGGCTTCTCCTGATATCATGTTGTCAGTGGATCCGATAACAGCGACAACATTTTTGTTTGGGCGGACTTCACCGATGATTTTCATAGCTCCTAGTACAGCCGCTGCGCCACCCATATCGCCTTTCATACCTACCATACCAGTTTTCGTTTTAATCGAATAACCACCCGTATCGTAAGTTACTCCTTTACCAACTAGACCAATTACATCTTCCCAGTTGTCAGTTGCTTGGTATTTAATCGTAATTAATCGAGGTTCTTCAACAGATCCTTTGTTAACACTTAAAATCCCACCCATGCCTAGCTCCTCAAGCTCATTCTTCGTTAAGATTTCAATTTCAAAATCATATTGCTTCGCTAATTTTTCAGCATAATTAGCCAGTTCTGTTGCTGTTAATAAGTTTGGCGGCAAGTTTACTAGATTCCGTGCTTCATTTACCGAATTTGCATAAATTTTTCCCACTTCATAAGCTGCAGCTATTTCATCTATATCTGCATTTGTTACAAAATGTACAGCATCCATATAGACATCTATTTCATTTGATGTTGTTTTATAATTCGGTGTTTGATAGAATCCTAGTCCTGCTCCTTCCGCAAATAAAAAGGCAACTGTCTCTTCATCTATCGGGGCTGCTGTAAATGATTCTAACCAAATCGAAAATTCATTTACTTTTAAAGCTCTTAATTGCTTCCCGACTATACCAAATGTTTCTCTTAATTCATTTTCTGTTAAAGTTTTTGTATCTCCTAATCCAACGAATAACACACGTTTTAAATGTCCATTTTGTCCCGAATAAGGGATCTTCGTTAATTTCTTACGATTCGTATCAATATCGCAAGAACGAATCCACTCTTCAACACTTTCGCCATAGAAAGAAACAAAATCTTTCCATCCAATAATGTGGTCACAATTTTTTTGGACACCTACAATCAGTAATTCCGTATTAACTTGTTCAAAGGTTTTTGGTTCTTTTACAATTTTCATATTCAAAATCCCTCCATCGATTTAACCGCTTTTTATGTACTTGCACCCTAAATGGGCTATTCATTCTTGTCACTAGTATCTCGTGCCATTTTATTCGAATGAAGATACATACATTATAGTAAAGATATACCTATTTTTCGAATATTTCAAATTACGAATTGATTATAAATTGAATTCACCTTCTTCGGATATGCTATACTTTAGACAAAGCATAAGAAAGGTAGGGATTGTTCGTTTTGGCACTCCTTCAAAATACACCCATACTCTTATCCATTTTTTCAATTCTCTTTGCGCAATTTGTAAAAGTGCCGATTCATTTAATTGCGACAAAAAAATTAGATTGGTCATTGATGACCTCTACTGGTGGAATGCCAAGTTCTCATTCGGCGGCAGTGACAAGTCTTGCTACAGCAGTAGGATTTGAAACCGGGCTAGATTCCCCTATCTTTGCAGTTGCAGCAATGTTTGCGTGTATTGTGATGTATGATGCTACCGGCGTTCGCTACCAAGCTGGACAACATGCCGTAATTATCAATCGTATACGTAATGAGTTAACAGTATTTTTTAACGAAGTAAAGCATTGGCCAGAAAAAAATGAAGACGAAAAAATCAAGGAATTAAAAACATTATTAGGACATAAGCCAAGTGAAGTTTTCATGGGCGCAATAACAGGGATTTTAATAGCTGTACAATTTTATAATTTGTTCTAATAGATGAATTTGATCACTGATAGCACAAAAAAACTGACCCAAAACCGGGTCAGTTTTTTTACTAGAACATACGATATCCTGCTTTTCGAAGGTAAATCATCACAATACCAGCAACGATTGCACCTGCAAATCCACCTAAAAGAATCGAAATATCCACAACCTGTAATGCCTGTAGCTTGTCTAATAGTGCTGGAAAGGCAGTATTTGCTTTAAAAATATAATCTAGAAAACTTACTTCATCAATAATAAATATAACCACGATCGGGTAAACGATTGCCATTAACCAAGTCATACGCAGCAACATGTTTAATAAGAAACCGATTCCAAAAAACATGACGAAGAAAAGCACGACTGAGATGATTAACTGCACTAACGAAACTGAACCACTCATTTTATGTATAACCTCCGTTTTCCTCTCATTAGTTTACATGATAAAAGCCCTCCTTTCAAATATAAATGCGGTTGGTATGAGGTTAGATTAGAGCAACCACTCTATTTCGTAATCTTCTCTGAAACATCATATCCCTTTATTAAAGAATAATTTATAAGACGAATATTCAAAGACATCTCCTGGATTGATTCCCTCTTTTTTTAACAGCTGATGATGTATCAATTCATGACATGCCATTTCCTCTAGCATCACTGATGCTTCGCCACATTCAACGATTTCTTCTACTGTTAGCCAACGTGCTTCCGATATTTCCGCTTCTTGTATCTGTATCCTTTGCACTTCAATTGGCAATGTACAAAAGAATATCGCCATATTATCACTGATTTCTCCTCGGATGACGCCTGTACGGAAACCAATTAAGCCTGACACTTCACACTGAATTCCTGTCTCTTCCAGCACCTCTCTTACAACCGCTTCATCCGCTGTCTCACCAAATTGGACAAAACCGGCCGGCAATGACCATACCCCTTTTAGGCCACTATATTTCTTTTTCACTACAAGCCAATTTCCTTCAGAATTTATAACCACTCCTGCAACTCCCAGCCAAACCTTGCCACGATCCTTTTTCATACTTTTCCCCCTTGTTTGTAGCTAACTATGCTATTAACAGTATACTCTTTAATATTCTTTATAAGATAAAAAAAACCTTGTAAGGTTGGTTCCTCTTAAATAGGGAGTTTGTAATATTATTAATTTTATGCGGTAGTTTATATATAGCAATACTAGTTTCTTAGTGATAGAACGATAATTTCTTTTTTTATATAACAAAAAGGCTCATTAAATTTGTAAAGTTTCGTACAAATTAATGAGCTTTGTTTTTATACATTTGCGAGGATTTTATAACTACACACCTTCGTGTGGTTACATAAACCTATAATACTTTTATCTATTCACAAACTTCAGGCGTACCTTCAACTTTAGCCGTTCTGAATGAAGTACCGCACCCGCATGAAGCGATGGCATTTGGATTGTCGATGGTAAAACCGCCGCCCATTAAAGATTGTTTGTAGTCAATTTTCGTTCCCATTAAGATTGGTGCGTCTTCTCGGGAAACAAGAATTTTCAAACCGTGTTGTTCATCTATATAATCATCTTCACCTTGATGTTGGTCGAAATTCATGCCGTAAGAAAGACCACTGCAACCTCCGCCATGGATTGTTACACGCAAAAAAGAGCCTTCCTCTTCGTTGTGCCTTTGCATTTCTTTTACACGAACCGAAGCGCTTTCTGTTAAATCAATTACCTTCTTTTCACTTGTCATCCCATTCACCTTCCTTCTACCTATATAATATCAAGGTGCAAATCAAAAAGAAAGATATGTGCACTCTAAGCTACTTTATGCAATCCACTTTATTTCCGATACATAGACACTATAAAATTACTTTTCAAACGCATAAATAGGAAAAAATGTTCACTACTTTCGAATTTTCTAATGATATAATAGTCTTAAAAATACGTATTGGGAAGGGGTCTAATTATATGGAATTATCACCTTTCTATGAGAAAAAAGTTGAATGTATTAGCTGCAAAAAGTCATTTACAACTACGAAAATTCGTTCAAAACTAGTTAAAGTGGAGAGTACGGATACTGATTTTTGTCCAACTTACTCTGAATCGTCAGTGCCCGCCTATTACTATAATGTTTTTGTCTGCGAGCATTGTGGTTTTTCATTCACTGAGGATTTTTCAAAATATTTTGCTCCAGGGATAAAAGATCAAATTTTTAATCAGATTTCTACAAAATGGGTACAAAGAAGCTATCATTCCGAACGATCAATATCTCAAGCGTTAGAGACCTATAAATTGGCTTTTGTTAGTGGTTCTATCAAAAAAGAAAAATCTGTTACACTCGCAGGGCTTGCGTTACGAATTGCTTGGATTTATCGAAAACTTCAAAACAATAGCCAAGAACAACGATTTTTAAATTTGTCTCGTGATCTATATATTGAGTCATATTCTACCGAGGACTATGCATCAACCCAAATGTCCGATACTCGAGTAATTTATATGATTGCAGAGCTTTCAAGAAGAATTGGCGATATAGATTTGGCAACACGCTATTATTCCAAAATTATCGAAAATCAACGCGTTGGCGGTGAAGCAAAGGTAATTGAAATGGCTAAAGAACAATGGCAATTGGTTCGTGAAGAACGCGAAAAAGTAAGAGCGGCAACAGCAGTTTAAAAAAGAATGTCTTAAAAGTTATCATACAAACTTTTGAGACATTCTTTTTTGGATTTTTGCTGGAACTTTCTTATAGACTGCCTCTTTTCGACAGTTCGGTTGCTCTTCTTGCTTCAAACGTCGTATAGACTATCCCTATTCGACGATTCGATTGCTTCCCTTGCTACTAACTTCTTATAGACTATCCCTATTCGACGATTCGATTGCTTTCCTTACTACTAACGTCGTATAGACTGTTTCTATTCGACGATTCAGCGAGTTGCGTTACTCAACCTGTCTTATAATTTCCCTTGTTTGATTTTGTATATTATTTTTCCCACATGTCTCATATTTCCACCTACCTGTTTCGGTACAAGTTGCTTGCACATTCTACATTAATTGTCCTATTCCTCCAACCTCTAATCCAACCGAATCCTCAAACCAGAGAAACAAAAAAGCCCGATTCAGAAAACAATCGTTTTCCAAATCGAACTTTATTTTAGTTTTTATTAGAATACTTGCTCTACTTCAATAATACCTGGTACTTCTTCTAATAGAGCACGTTCAATACCTGCTTTTAAAGTAATTGTAGAACTTGGGCAGCTTCCGCATGCACCTAGTAGACGTAAACGAACAATACCATCTTCTATATCTACTAATTCACAGTCTCCACCATCGCGAAGTAAAAACGGACGTAATTTATCTAAAACTTCTTGTACTTGTTCTTTTTGTTCTAATTCTGTCATTTCCCTCGACTCCTTTCATTAAAATAATTATAATGTGAAGAAAGAAAAAAATCCATAATTTGAGTTCATGAAAGGTTGATTCTATGATAGAAAATAATCCCATTATCGAAGTTTTTGGTACCGAAGTGATTTGTGCAAGCTGTGTGAATGCACCATCCTCAAAAGATACATACGAATGGCTACAGGCTGCAATCAGTCGAAAATTCCCAAATGACTCTTTTTCTATTCGTTATGTCGATATTGAGCAACCTCTAGAGAACGAACGAGATAAAGAATGGGCAGAACAAATTCAAAATGATGAGTTCTTTTACCCACTGGTACTAATCAACGGTAACGTAATCGGTGAAGGCTATATTCAAATTCAACCGATTTTCTCTACACTAGAAAAACTTGGATTTGTTGCAACTGAATAAAATTATTTAAAATAAACAAAATCTCTATAATCTCGCTATACGAAAATCCAACAAGTTTATAGAGATTTTGTATTTTTTTATTATGCTTCAGTCAATTGAAAATTATTTGTTCTTATTGAGAATCATTTTGACGTTTGTACATCCAAAGAAGACCCGATTTCATTAAGCGTGCAATACGTCCTGTTACCGTTGTATCAGCTAAATGAACAAAGCCTTGCTTTTTCCCTAAAGAACCCATGAATCCTTTTAACTTGATTGGAGGCATTTTTTCAGGAAGTGGCTCGTTTCTCCAACGCTTGTTTAATACTTTTACGATGCGTTCAGCCTGTTCTTCTGCAAGCTGAGCACTTGCAGGTAAGTCTGAGGAAGCACAATCCCCAACTACAAAGACATTTTCATCATCTAGTAGGTGGAAATATTGGTTAACGATCGGACGACCTTTTCGATCCTTTTCTGCATCCATATCACGAACAATCTTTACTGGTTGTACTCCAGCTGTCCAAACAACAGCGTCAACCTCAATTACTTCTTCATGATTGTATAGTCTCGTTGGTTCTACTTTTGTAATGTTCGATTCGGCAATCACTTCAACATTATGTTTTACAAACCAATCTTTTACATAGTTACTTAATTTCTCAGGGAAATCACGTAAAATACGCGCTGAACGGTCGAACAATTTTATTTTTAAATCAGAACGACTTTCACGTAATTCACTTGCTAGCTCAATTCCACTTAATCCAGCGCCAACGATTCCGACAACCGAACCTGGTGGAAGACCGCAAAGCTTTTCGAATGTTGTACGTGATTTAGCAATAGTTTGAATGCTATAACTATTTTCTTCTGCTCCTGGGACATTATGGTAGTCATCTTCACAACCTAGACCAATTACTAGGTCATCATAAGAAACCGTTTGGCCATCTTCTAAATAAACCACTTTTTCTTTTCGATTAATTTCAGTAATTTCTCCATAAACTCTTTTTAGGCGCTCATGCTCCGGAAAGTTAACTCGAACATGCTTATCTGTAGTCGTACCAGCTGCCAGTGCATAGAATTCCGTTTTTAAGCTATGGTGTGGCGTTCTATCAACTAAAGTAATCATTGTGTCTTCTGGAAAGTTGTTTGGTAATAAGCGCAGCAAGATACGCATATTGCCGTAACCTCCACCTAGTAATACTAGTTTTCTCATATAATACTCCCCTATATCTATTGTCGATTGTGCTAGTTAAATATCGTTCACAATTTATCCATAAAGAGTATAACTTATTGTGAGATGTTTCACAATATCTTTATCTAATTTTTTGTGAAAAGTTTCACAAAAAAAAACTCATTCATTGACGAACGTATAAAAACAGAGTAGAGTGTCTAGTGAGGTGACAACGGCGTGAATCCATTAGTAGAGTTTTGCATTAGTAATCTAGCAAATGGTGCTCAAGAGACCTATGATATACTAGAAAATGATCCAGATATCGATGTTCTCGAATATGGGTGCTTGAGTTATTGTTCATTGTGCGACCAAAATTTATACGCACTTGTAAATGGTGATATCGTAGAAGCAGATACACCTGAAGAATTAACGAAAAAAATCTATCAATACATTGAAGAAAATCCCCTATTCTAATATGGGACAATCATATGAAAAAATTCCGCGCACAGTTTGTACGCGGAATTTTTATTTTACAATGATTCTAACTCTTCAACACAATAGGTAGGTTTTTGTGCCTTTTGTAAAACGATTTCTGTACTTACTACTCCCGTATTCACATGAACCGTATCACAGCCAAATTGAATCCCACATAAGATATCTGTGTCATAATTGTCACCAATCATCACCATTTCATGCTTTTGGAATCCATACTCTTGCTGAATGACCTCAAGCATCACAGGCGAAGGTTTCCCCACAAAAGTGGGCTCAACTTGCGCCACATTTGCTACAAGACGTACAAAAGAACCGTTCCCTGGAAGAAAACCTAGTTCGGTCGGAAATCGAATATCTTCATTTGTACCCACTAATTTTGCCCCAGCCTGCAAAGCGAGGGATGCCTTCACTAACTTCATATAGTCAACTGTTCGGTCAATTCCCATTACTACTACATCAGGACGCGCCTCATCTGTATCCACTAGATTAAGTCCTTGTGCTTCCAAAGCAGAACGAATACCGTCTGAACCAATCATAAAAATACTCGCATCTCGATAATGCTGCTCAACATATTTAGCAGTTGTTAAAGCACTGGAATAGATTCGATTAGTCGGTGTCTCAATTCCTATATCAGCTAAAACATTTTGCAATTGCTCTGGCGTTTTTGACGAATTATTCGTTACGAAAAAATAGTCCAATTGTTCATTTTGTAGTTGATGAATAAAACGGACAGCTGAATCAATTCCCTTTTTCCCGCGATAAACGGTTCCGTCTAAATCAAAACAATAGGCTTTATACTTCTTCATTCAGCATTCTCCGGTAAAAATGCCGAAACCGGACCAAGATCGTTTTCTAAATAGCTCGTTACAAGTGGTGAGAACTGTTTAATCGCCTCTAAATTGTTTGTAAGCACACTTTGGACAAGTTCGTTGTCTACCTGAACAAATTCTCTTACTAACATTTTACGCAAGCCTACAACCTCTTTAAAAGGCTTTTCCATCTCAGTAGTAATCACTTTTTCATCCAGTAGTATATCAATAATATCTTCATAGCTGCCTGGGTCACGCATAATAAACCCATCGATGATTAAGTTCCCAACATCCATCAAGGCTTCCATTGTATTGTGACCAATACGTTGTAAAGCTAGAGCTGTAATATCATTTTGTAACCAATTCTCTTCTTTTTCAAAAATTGAAATTAACTCGTCCAGATGTTTTAAAGTTACTGAAATTTTATTACGATCTACAAAATACATAAATGGTTCCCCCATTATTTAAAGTTGATAGTTATTTCTCTTATATAGTAACATATTCTATAGAATTGGAAGGAGTCCTATACAATATGGAGCGTTTTTTCTTATATGATGATGTAGAAGAGTCAAAAACAAGATTTGTCAGCTTTACTGGCAAAAAATTGCGATATGATTTAGCCATTATGCAATCCTCTCGTTTTTTTGGTAAAGTATTAGTTTT is drawn from Lysinibacillus sp. SGAir0095 and contains these coding sequences:
- a CDS encoding leucyl aminopeptidase; translation: MKIVKEPKTFEQVNTELLIVGVQKNCDHIIGWKDFVSFYGESVEEWIRSCDIDTNRKKLTKIPYSGQNGHLKRVLFVGLGDTKTLTENELRETFGIVGKQLRALKVNEFSIWLESFTAAPIDEETVAFLFAEGAGLGFYQTPNYKTTSNEIDVYMDAVHFVTNADIDEIAAAYEVGKIYANSVNEARNLVNLPPNLLTATELANYAEKLAKQYDFEIEILTKNELEELGMGGILSVNKGSVEEPRLITIKYQATDNWEDVIGLVGKGVTYDTGGYSIKTKTGMVGMKGDMGGAAAVLGAMKIIGEVRPNKNVVAVIGSTDNMISGEAFKPDDVITMYSGKTVEVLNTDAEGRLVLADAVTYAKQQGATSLIDVATLTGGVITALGFDKTGSLTNNEEFFDAFIESSIETGEFVWGMPLTEKDKKRIRKSDVADLNNSPGSDGHMIFGGGFVGEFVEDTPWIHLDIAGTSNASNAHDLGPKGATGVMVRTLATFVERLGEQNN
- a CDS encoding divergent PAP2 family protein, with product MALLQNTPILLSIFSILFAQFVKVPIHLIATKKLDWSLMTSTGGMPSSHSAAVTSLATAVGFETGLDSPIFAVAAMFACIVMYDATGVRYQAGQHAVIINRIRNELTVFFNEVKHWPEKNEDEKIKELKTLLGHKPSEVFMGAITGILIAVQFYNLF
- a CDS encoding YuiB family protein, with protein sequence MSGSVSLVQLIISVVLFFVMFFGIGFLLNMLLRMTWLMAIVYPIVVIFIIDEVSFLDYIFKANTAFPALLDKLQALQVVDISILLGGFAGAIVAGIVMIYLRKAGYRMF
- a CDS encoding NUDIX domain-containing protein codes for the protein MKKDRGKVWLGVAGVVINSEGNWLVVKKKYSGLKGVWSLPAGFVQFGETADEAVVREVLEETGIQCEVSGLIGFRTGVIRGEISDNMAIFFCTLPIEVQRIQIQEAEISEARWLTVEEIVECGEASVMLEEMACHELIHHQLLKKEGINPGDVFEYSSYKLFFNKGI
- a CDS encoding iron-sulfur cluster assembly accessory protein, whose translation is MTSEKKVIDLTESASVRVKEMQRHNEEEGSFLRVTIHGGGCSGLSYGMNFDQHQGEDDYIDEQHGLKILVSREDAPILMGTKIDYKQSLMGGGFTIDNPNAIASCGCGTSFRTAKVEGTPEVCE
- a CDS encoding DUF2225 domain-containing protein, with product MELSPFYEKKVECISCKKSFTTTKIRSKLVKVESTDTDFCPTYSESSVPAYYYNVFVCEHCGFSFTEDFSKYFAPGIKDQIFNQISTKWVQRSYHSERSISQALETYKLAFVSGSIKKEKSVTLAGLALRIAWIYRKLQNNSQEQRFLNLSRDLYIESYSTEDYASTQMSDTRVIYMIAELSRRIGDIDLATRYYSKIIENQRVGGEAKVIEMAKEQWQLVREEREKVRAATAV
- a CDS encoding NifU family protein gives rise to the protein MTELEQKEQVQEVLDKLRPFLLRDGGDCELVDIEDGIVRLRLLGACGSCPSSTITLKAGIERALLEEVPGIIEVEQVF
- a CDS encoding YuzD family protein yields the protein MIENNPIIEVFGTEVICASCVNAPSSKDTYEWLQAAISRKFPNDSFSIRYVDIEQPLENERDKEWAEQIQNDEFFYPLVLINGNVIGEGYIQIQPIFSTLEKLGFVATE
- a CDS encoding NAD(P)/FAD-dependent oxidoreductase; the encoded protein is MRKLVLLGGGYGNMRILLRLLPNNFPEDTMITLVDRTPHHSLKTEFYALAAGTTTDKHVRVNFPEHERLKRVYGEITEINRKEKVVYLEDGQTVSYDDLVIGLGCEDDYHNVPGAEENSYSIQTIAKSRTTFEKLCGLPPGSVVGIVGAGLSGIELASELRESRSDLKIKLFDRSARILRDFPEKLSNYVKDWFVKHNVEVIAESNITKVEPTRLYNHEEVIEVDAVVWTAGVQPVKIVRDMDAEKDRKGRPIVNQYFHLLDDENVFVVGDCASSDLPASAQLAEEQAERIVKVLNKRWRNEPLPEKMPPIKLKGFMGSLGKKQGFVHLADTTVTGRIARLMKSGLLWMYKRQNDSQ
- a CDS encoding YuzB family protein, which produces MNPLVEFCISNLANGAQETYDILENDPDIDVLEYGCLSYCSLCDQNLYALVNGDIVEADTPEELTKKIYQYIEENPLF
- a CDS encoding TIGR01457 family HAD-type hydrolase: MKKYKAYCFDLDGTVYRGKKGIDSAVRFIHQLQNEQLDYFFVTNNSSKTPEQLQNVLADIGIETPTNRIYSSALTTAKYVEQHYRDASIFMIGSDGIRSALEAQGLNLVDTDEARPDVVVMGIDRTVDYMKLVKASLALQAGAKLVGTNEDIRFPTELGFLPGNGSFVRLVANVAQVEPTFVGKPSPVMLEVIQQEYGFQKHEMVMIGDNYDTDILCGIQFGCDTVHVNTGVVSTEIVLQKAQKPTYCVEELESL
- a CDS encoding DUF86 domain-containing protein gives rise to the protein MYFVDRNKISVTLKHLDELISIFEKEENWLQNDITALALQRIGHNTMEALMDVGNLIIDGFIMRDPGSYEDIIDILLDEKVITTEMEKPFKEVVGLRKMLVREFVQVDNELVQSVLTNNLEAIKQFSPLVTSYLENDLGPVSAFLPENAE